The following proteins are co-located in the Vigna unguiculata cultivar IT97K-499-35 chromosome 9, ASM411807v1, whole genome shotgun sequence genome:
- the LOC114162510 gene encoding auxin-induced protein 6B-like codes for MQEDKKMKVKKGFLAVQVGLEDEDQGGSSSQRFVIPISYLYHPLFKRLLDKAREVYGYHTDGPLKLPCSVDDFLHLRWRIQKESTSDQHHHNHTNHRLPHALHFHSC; via the coding sequence ATGCAGGAAGACAAGAAGATGAAGGTGAAGAAAGGGTTCTTGGCCGTTCAAGTGGGGTTAGAAGACGAGGACCAAGGTGGTTCCTCTTCTCAGAGATTTGTGATTCCCATCTCATACCTTTACCACCCTCTCTTCAAGCGTCTTCTCGACAAAGCCCGCGAGGTCTACGGCTACCACACCGATGGCCCCCTCAAGCTCCCCTGCTCCGTCGACGACTTTCTCCATCTCCGCTGGCGTATCCAAAAGGAATCAACTTCCGATCAACACCACCATAACCACACCAACCATCGCCTTCCACACGCTCTGCACTTTCACTCCTGTTGA